From the Psychrobacillus sp. FSL K6-4046 genome, one window contains:
- a CDS encoding aminotransferase class I/II-fold pyridoxal phosphate-dependent enzyme, with protein sequence MKERIFLSSPHMSEEGYEMQYVKEAFDTNWIAPLGKNVNEFEKELALKVGSKAAAALSAGTAALHLALKAAEVGAGDIVFCPTLTFSATANPIIYQNATPVFIDSDYETWNMCPKALEEAFEKFPQVKAVIVVHLYGLSADMDKIVALCKKYKVTLIEDAAESLGTYYKGQHTGTFGDYGIFSFNGNKIITTSGGGMLVSNNVERIEKARFWATQSRDQARHYQHSELGYNYRMSNVVAGIGRGQLKVLDKRVDKKNYIYNFYKRELGNLEGIEFMPNNEWDRPNYWLSVITLNGKIRPIDIMQALEKENIESRPVWKPMHLQPFFEKYDYIGNHVSEDLFNNGVCLPSDSKMTDSELERVTKTIKGIWEA encoded by the coding sequence ATGAAAGAAAGAATTTTCCTTTCATCCCCTCATATGAGTGAGGAAGGATATGAAATGCAATATGTGAAAGAAGCTTTTGATACTAACTGGATAGCTCCATTAGGTAAAAACGTAAATGAATTTGAAAAAGAGCTTGCTCTAAAGGTAGGATCAAAGGCAGCAGCAGCTCTATCAGCTGGAACTGCTGCACTACACCTAGCGCTTAAAGCAGCTGAAGTGGGGGCGGGGGATATTGTATTTTGTCCAACCCTAACTTTTTCTGCAACGGCCAATCCTATTATTTATCAAAATGCTACACCTGTCTTTATAGATAGTGACTATGAAACGTGGAATATGTGTCCAAAAGCTTTAGAAGAGGCTTTTGAAAAGTTCCCTCAAGTGAAAGCTGTTATAGTTGTTCACTTGTATGGTTTATCAGCCGATATGGATAAAATAGTTGCGCTTTGTAAAAAGTATAAGGTTACTTTAATAGAAGATGCTGCTGAGTCTCTCGGAACATATTATAAAGGTCAGCATACAGGAACTTTTGGAGATTACGGTATATTTTCTTTTAATGGAAATAAAATTATCACCACTTCAGGTGGAGGTATGTTGGTGTCTAACAATGTAGAAAGAATCGAAAAAGCAAGATTTTGGGCCACACAGTCTAGAGATCAAGCTAGACACTATCAGCATAGTGAGCTTGGTTACAATTATCGAATGAGCAACGTGGTTGCTGGAATAGGTAGAGGCCAGCTAAAAGTTTTGGATAAGAGAGTAGACAAGAAAAACTACATATATAATTTTTATAAACGGGAGCTTGGGAATCTAGAGGGTATTGAATTTATGCCTAATAACGAATGGGATAGACCAAACTATTGGTTAAGCGTTATAACGTTGAACGGTAAAATAAGACCTATTGATATAATGCAAGCTCTCGAAAAAGAAAATATAGAATCAAGACCAGTCTGGAAGCCAATGCATCTACAACCATTTTTCGAGAAGTATGACTACATCGGTAATCATGTATCAGAAGACTTATTTAATAATGGAGTTTGCTTACCATCTGACTCGAAGATGACAGATTCCGAACTAGAGAGAGTTACTAAGACTATTAAGGGAATATGGGAGGCATAA
- a CDS encoding sugar transferase has protein sequence MMRQKDGMYKKLIKRPLDFIVSLTMLIILSPLLLVVAVFVKNKLGSPILFKQNRPGLNEKIFTMYKFRTMTDQRDEHGEPLPDHVRLTRFGKLLRSTSIDELPELLNILKGDMSFIGPRPLLVEYLKFYNEEQRKRHNVRPGLSGLAQVSGRNSLSWEEKFELDVKYVDNISFLEDVKILFLTIKKVFVKEGINFDNTKKNNRFQGTSNNPK, from the coding sequence ATCATGAGGCAAAAAGATGGGATGTATAAAAAACTCATTAAAAGACCATTAGATTTTATCGTTTCCCTTACGATGCTTATCATTCTTAGTCCTTTGTTGTTAGTTGTAGCAGTTTTTGTAAAAAATAAATTAGGGAGCCCAATTTTATTTAAACAAAATAGACCGGGCTTAAATGAAAAGATTTTTACAATGTATAAATTTAGAACGATGACAGATCAAAGAGATGAACATGGAGAGCCATTACCTGATCATGTAAGACTCACGCGTTTCGGAAAGCTCCTGCGTTCTACTTCGATTGATGAATTACCAGAGCTATTAAATATATTAAAAGGAGATATGTCCTTTATTGGTCCTCGCCCTCTATTAGTAGAATATCTAAAATTTTATAATGAAGAGCAAAGAAAAAGGCATAATGTCCGACCAGGTTTGTCTGGTCTTGCTCAGGTGAGTGGTCGAAATTCACTTAGTTGGGAAGAAAAATTTGAGTTAGATGTTAAGTATGTTGATAATATATCCTTTCTAGAGGATGTAAAGATTCTATTTTTGACTATAAAAAAAGTATTTGTAAAAGAAGGTATAAACTTCGACAATACTAAAAAGAACAATAGATTTCAAGGAACCAGTAATAATCCAAAATGA
- a CDS encoding acetyltransferase yields the protein MKKVFIIGSGGFSKQVIEIVEKLNKNENKYKLMGLIDDNESLVGSKVMGYEILGNTDYLREYSEENQVFGVIAIANWKVRKLLETKLTAVNWLNLVHPSAIVSNYIQMGEGNVICAGVVINPDCRIGSHCHINIGTTMGHDIDMRNFVTVMPGSRISGNVTLMDCSMIGTGSTILQGLTVEENVIVGAGAVVTKNTSPNGLYLGVPANKK from the coding sequence ATGAAAAAGGTTTTTATAATAGGTAGTGGTGGTTTTAGCAAGCAGGTTATAGAAATTGTTGAAAAACTAAACAAGAATGAAAATAAATATAAGCTTATGGGCCTGATTGATGATAATGAAAGTCTTGTTGGTAGTAAAGTAATGGGTTATGAAATTCTCGGAAATACTGACTATCTAAGAGAATATTCAGAGGAGAATCAAGTTTTTGGTGTAATTGCTATAGCTAATTGGAAAGTGAGAAAATTGTTAGAAACGAAACTAACAGCAGTTAATTGGTTAAACCTAGTTCATCCAAGCGCTATAGTAAGTAATTATATTCAAATGGGAGAAGGTAATGTTATTTGTGCTGGTGTGGTGATAAATCCAGATTGTCGAATTGGAAGTCATTGCCACATTAATATAGGTACGACCATGGGGCATGATATAGACATGCGAAACTTCGTAACAGTTATGCCTGGCAGTAGAATATCAGGGAATGTCACTTTAATGGATTGCTCAATGATAGGAACTGGATCCACTATTTTGCAAGGGTTGACTGTCGAAGAAAATGTAATAGTTGGGGCTGGTGCAGTCGTAACCAAAAATACGAGTCCTAATGGTTTATATTTGGGTGTACCGGCTAATAAAAAATAG
- a CDS encoding glycosyltransferase family 4 protein, with protein MQKKTVWIFNHYAHGTFFNKGGRHYWFAKNLINKGYEPTIFCASTKHNSDSYIPIQNGSYELKSVEKIPYVFVKTTRYKNGIERLQNMWNFYRNLFPSSKQYSKKYGKPDVIIASSVHPLTLLAGIKIAKKFNVPCICEIRDLWPETIVQYGTLKKNSFVAKLLYKGEKWLYKKADKLIFTIPGGKDYVEEIGLDSSKVRYINNGVDLEEYNTNKKELIYSDEHLDDPSTFKILYTGTMGVANELTYLIKAAEEIQRKGIHDIQFILFGNGSQREKLEQYTVSKGLTNIVFKGKVDKKLIPNILSKSNLNVFTGKHIPLYKYGLSLNKLFDYLASGKPTLSNMENGYDILTKYNCGKTVKGGSVDALVQGILEFYHMDDQEYNQYCLNSLSTIQEYDFKTLTDKLENIIIES; from the coding sequence ATGCAAAAAAAAACAGTATGGATTTTCAATCATTATGCTCACGGTACATTCTTTAATAAGGGTGGGCGACATTATTGGTTTGCTAAAAATCTTATAAACAAAGGTTATGAGCCTACTATTTTTTGTGCTAGTACTAAACATAATAGTGATTCTTATATACCAATACAAAATGGAAGTTACGAATTAAAGTCAGTAGAGAAAATACCGTATGTCTTTGTGAAGACTACTAGATATAAAAATGGGATAGAACGTCTACAAAATATGTGGAACTTTTACCGAAACCTTTTCCCCTCTAGTAAGCAGTATAGTAAAAAGTATGGTAAACCAGATGTAATCATAGCTTCTAGTGTGCACCCACTAACTCTACTAGCGGGGATTAAAATAGCTAAAAAATTTAATGTCCCATGTATTTGTGAGATTAGAGATTTATGGCCAGAGACAATTGTCCAGTACGGAACTCTAAAAAAGAATAGCTTTGTGGCAAAGCTTTTGTATAAGGGTGAAAAATGGTTATACAAGAAAGCAGACAAGCTTATTTTTACTATTCCAGGAGGAAAGGATTACGTTGAGGAAATTGGACTGGACTCATCAAAGGTTAGGTACATTAATAATGGTGTTGATTTAGAAGAGTACAATACAAACAAAAAAGAGCTCATATACTCTGATGAGCATCTAGATGATCCTTCTACATTTAAAATTCTTTATACAGGCACCATGGGTGTTGCTAACGAATTAACTTATTTAATTAAAGCAGCAGAGGAAATACAAAGAAAAGGTATTCATGATATTCAATTCATCTTATTTGGTAACGGTAGTCAAAGAGAAAAGTTAGAGCAGTATACAGTTAGTAAAGGATTAACTAATATCGTTTTTAAAGGTAAGGTAGATAAAAAACTAATCCCAAACATTTTAAGTAAGTCTAATTTAAACGTTTTCACTGGAAAACATATCCCATTGTATAAGTATGGTCTGAGTCTAAACAAGCTCTTTGACTATCTGGCATCTGGAAAACCTACCTTATCTAATATGGAAAACGGCTACGATATTCTAACTAAATATAATTGCGGGAAAACCGTAAAGGGTGGCTCAGTGGACGCTTTAGTTCAAGGGATTTTAGAATTTTATCATATGGATGACCAAGAATACAATCAGTATTGTCTTAACTCCTTATCTACCATACAGGAATATGATTTTAAAACGTTAACTGACAAATTAGAGAATATTATTATTGAAAGCTAA
- a CDS encoding glycosyltransferase family 4 protein has product MQILHINSYYGGGMLYKNIYDRQVKNGIPIDVYVPTPFTTDLSHLQLGDYTTVRKNHHKFDRYLFYVKHQKIYRDLVKNFEIQKYSIAHAHTLFSNGYIALQTKKNFGIPYVVAVRNTDVNQFFKKRVFLRKLGVEILKEAESIIFLSDPYKNIVMEKYIPQKDRETIIKKSIIIPNGIDEFWFNNLGKPKSLSQPLCINAVFVGAVNNNKNLLTSAKALETLQGRGFNVNFTVVGKISNEQVFEELMKFSFVNYLKPLPKERLIEIYRSNDIFIMPSLTETFGLVYPEAMSQGLPLIYSKGQGFDGQFDEGKVGYHVDAHDPTMIADRIIDIMKNYEDISKNCLELVDIFNWDRLLTQYDDVYAKALKNESKR; this is encoded by the coding sequence ATGCAAATTTTACATATAAATTCATATTACGGTGGCGGAATGCTTTATAAAAATATTTACGATCGCCAAGTAAAAAATGGCATTCCTATTGATGTTTATGTCCCCACTCCTTTTACTACGGATTTATCTCACTTGCAGCTAGGAGATTATACAACCGTTAGAAAAAATCATCATAAATTCGATCGTTACTTGTTTTATGTGAAGCATCAGAAAATCTATAGGGATTTAGTAAAAAATTTCGAAATACAGAAATATTCAATAGCCCATGCACATACTCTTTTCTCTAATGGGTATATTGCTTTACAGACAAAGAAAAATTTCGGCATCCCATATGTAGTAGCAGTTAGAAATACAGACGTAAATCAGTTTTTCAAAAAAAGAGTTTTTCTTCGTAAACTAGGTGTTGAAATATTAAAGGAAGCTGAATCTATTATTTTTCTATCTGATCCGTATAAAAATATTGTGATGGAAAAGTATATCCCACAGAAAGATAGAGAAACGATAATCAAAAAGTCTATCATTATTCCTAATGGTATAGATGAATTTTGGTTTAATAATTTAGGGAAGCCAAAAAGTCTATCTCAACCTCTGTGCATAAATGCTGTTTTCGTAGGGGCTGTAAACAATAATAAGAATCTTTTAACCTCGGCAAAAGCATTAGAAACTTTACAAGGTAGGGGCTTTAACGTTAATTTTACTGTTGTTGGGAAAATTAGTAATGAGCAGGTATTTGAAGAGCTAATGAAGTTTTCGTTCGTAAATTATTTAAAGCCACTGCCAAAAGAGAGGTTAATAGAAATATATCGTTCCAATGATATTTTTATTATGCCCTCTTTAACTGAAACTTTTGGGCTCGTGTATCCAGAAGCAATGAGTCAAGGCTTACCGCTAATTTATTCAAAGGGACAAGGATTTGATGGTCAATTTGATGAAGGGAAAGTTGGATATCACGTGGATGCTCACGACCCTACTATGATAGCGGATCGAATAATAGATATCATGAAAAATTATGAGGATATATCTAAAAATTGCTTGGAGTTAGTAGACATCTTTAATTGGGATAGATTGTTGACTCAATATGATGATGTGTATGCTAAAGCATTAAAGAATGAATCCAAACGATAA
- a CDS encoding O-antigen ligase family protein, which translates to MVKNKSDDQKISIAIMASFIVLTIQYFLLIYFNLIGTGIGSGIQLFSKIMVGVLFLYALPAVLKRSLGKFIGVYFVAILIFLINYLFFPQNHLYLKQLIFPLFGMCLPAFIYTMSLRDLDVFKRVMVKASYLVFFFGALLGIIIVTGNASAGSYSMALSYYMLLPAILFLDSLINKYSNRALLFSLISIFVILALGSRGAILCIVVFIALKMIRLIFQVSYSKVFYNLLVVVGLVFISLNLDKLFNMLYEILNKYDINSRSIKLFLSGEVHLSGRDYIYENLIKAVMNNPFLGLGLGADRRIIGKEGGYAHNFFLEIVVNFGVIAGGIAILIILFLLIRSLLSQNLNNYYLIIIWICLGFIHLMISSSYITDIKFWILLGLLIKLNIENGERLT; encoded by the coding sequence ATGGTAAAAAATAAATCAGATGATCAAAAAATAAGCATAGCAATAATGGCGTCCTTTATAGTCCTGACTATTCAATATTTTCTTCTGATTTATTTTAATCTTATTGGTACGGGTATCGGCTCAGGAATACAACTGTTTTCTAAAATAATGGTTGGAGTATTATTTTTGTATGCACTACCTGCTGTGTTAAAAAGAAGTTTAGGGAAGTTTATCGGAGTATATTTTGTTGCTATTCTAATTTTCCTTATAAATTATCTGTTTTTCCCACAGAATCATCTCTACTTAAAACAATTAATTTTTCCATTGTTTGGTATGTGCTTGCCCGCGTTCATATATACAATGAGCCTAAGAGATTTAGATGTTTTTAAAAGAGTTATGGTTAAGGCGAGCTATCTAGTTTTCTTTTTTGGTGCATTACTAGGAATCATCATTGTTACTGGAAATGCTAGTGCCGGGTCTTATAGTATGGCTCTATCCTATTATATGCTACTCCCAGCTATTCTATTTTTAGATAGCCTAATAAATAAATATTCAAATAGGGCACTACTTTTTTCTCTAATCTCTATTTTTGTAATACTAGCCCTTGGTTCTCGGGGCGCCATATTATGTATTGTTGTGTTCATTGCATTAAAAATGATTCGTTTAATCTTTCAGGTTTCCTATTCCAAAGTATTTTACAATCTTTTAGTAGTTGTAGGTTTAGTTTTTATAAGTCTAAACTTAGATAAGTTATTTAATATGCTTTATGAAATATTAAACAAATACGACATCAATAGTAGAAGTATAAAATTATTTTTGAGCGGGGAAGTTCATCTAAGTGGAAGAGATTACATATATGAAAATCTTATAAAAGCTGTAATGAACAATCCCTTCCTAGGACTTGGTTTAGGAGCAGATCGTCGAATTATTGGTAAAGAGGGAGGATATGCACATAATTTCTTTCTTGAGATAGTTGTTAACTTTGGCGTAATCGCTGGAGGAATAGCAATTTTGATTATCTTGTTTTTATTAATAAGAAGTCTCTTATCCCAAAATTTAAATAATTATTATTTAATAATTATTTGGATATGTTTAGGGTTCATCCATTTGATGATAAGTAGTTCCTATATTACAGATATCAAGTTTTGGATTTTATTAGGGTTGCTTATCAAACTAAATATAGAAAACGGTGAGAGATTAACATGA
- a CDS encoding nucleotide sugar dehydrogenase has translation MKTKILNKIENKQITVGVIGLGYVGLPLAVEKAKAGFKTIGFDVQQEKVDMVNKGQNYIGDVVETELSSIVESGLLSATIDFSFIKEVDFIAICVPTPLDEYQQPDVSYLESSSKEIAKYLTKETMVVLESTTYPGTTEELIKPILEEGSGLVCGTDFYLGFSPERVDPGNLVYKTNNTPKVVGAIGEEATEVIAEMYRAVLQGEVITVSSPAIAEMEKILENTYRNVNIGLINELAMLSNKMGINLWEVIDAAKSKPYGFQAFYPGPGLGGHCIPLDPYYLSWKAREFGFHTSMIESSMMVNDRMPEYCTERASKILNRDKKPMNGSRVLVLGVAYKQDIEDFRESPAIRVIEELEKEGADVVYFDPFVPEYRENGIVKKGEPELTAELLGSADLVIITTAHSTVDYEFVQKHSKSIFDTKNAMKSITNRDNVELL, from the coding sequence ATGAAAACAAAAATATTAAATAAAATTGAAAATAAACAAATAACAGTAGGTGTAATCGGACTAGGATATGTTGGACTTCCATTAGCGGTTGAAAAAGCGAAAGCTGGCTTTAAAACAATAGGCTTTGATGTACAACAAGAAAAAGTAGATATGGTTAATAAAGGGCAAAATTATATTGGGGATGTAGTCGAGACAGAATTATCAAGTATAGTCGAGAGTGGTTTGCTGTCAGCAACTATAGACTTCAGCTTTATTAAAGAAGTAGACTTCATCGCTATTTGTGTGCCAACTCCTTTAGATGAATATCAACAACCAGATGTGAGTTATCTTGAGAGCTCTTCAAAAGAAATAGCGAAGTATCTTACAAAAGAGACGATGGTAGTCCTTGAATCTACAACTTACCCTGGGACAACAGAGGAATTAATTAAACCAATTTTAGAAGAAGGTTCGGGCTTAGTGTGTGGAACTGATTTCTACTTAGGGTTTTCTCCAGAACGTGTAGATCCAGGGAATTTAGTCTATAAAACAAATAATACACCTAAAGTTGTTGGTGCTATTGGTGAAGAGGCTACAGAAGTAATTGCAGAAATGTACCGTGCTGTTTTACAAGGAGAAGTAATAACTGTTTCCTCTCCAGCAATAGCTGAAATGGAAAAAATTCTGGAAAATACATATAGAAACGTTAATATTGGGCTTATTAATGAGCTTGCAATGTTAAGTAATAAAATGGGAATCAATCTATGGGAAGTAATAGACGCAGCTAAGTCAAAGCCTTATGGTTTCCAAGCATTTTATCCAGGTCCAGGATTAGGTGGACATTGTATTCCTCTTGACCCTTACTATTTATCTTGGAAAGCACGTGAATTTGGATTCCATACATCTATGATTGAATCTTCCATGATGGTTAATGATCGTATGCCTGAATATTGTACAGAGCGAGCAAGTAAAATATTGAATAGAGATAAAAAACCAATGAATGGTTCTAGAGTTTTAGTTTTAGGTGTTGCTTATAAACAAGATATAGAAGACTTCAGAGAAAGTCCTGCTATTCGAGTAATTGAAGAATTAGAGAAAGAAGGAGCAGATGTAGTGTACTTTGATCCTTTTGTTCCTGAATATCGCGAGAATGGAATAGTGAAAAAAGGAGAACCTGAGTTAACTGCAGAATTATTAGGTAGTGCAGATTTAGTAATTATAACAACCGCTCACTCAACTGTTGATTATGAATTTGTTCAGAAACATTCAAAATCCATTTTTGATACGAAGAACGCAATGAAATCAATTACTAATAGAGATAATGTGGAATTGTTATAG
- a CDS encoding DapH/DapD/GlmU-related protein, producing the protein MNFFVHESSYVDEGVEIGSDTKIWHFSHIQKGARIGEKCSIGQNVNISNNVQIGNGVKIQNNVSIYEGVVLEDYVFCGPSMVFTNDLTPRSKYPKGTEGYKKTLVKYGASIGANATIVCGNSIGRWAMIASGAVVTKDVPDHALMAGVPAKQKGWVCECGHVLKEQLKCSECEREYNLSNGVLSETL; encoded by the coding sequence ATGAATTTTTTTGTACATGAAAGCAGCTACGTAGACGAAGGTGTGGAAATAGGTTCTGATACGAAAATTTGGCATTTTAGCCATATCCAAAAAGGTGCAAGAATCGGTGAAAAGTGTTCTATTGGTCAAAATGTAAATATTTCTAATAACGTTCAAATAGGTAATGGCGTGAAAATCCAAAATAATGTCTCCATATATGAAGGAGTAGTGTTAGAGGATTACGTCTTTTGCGGACCATCTATGGTTTTTACAAATGATTTAACTCCTAGAAGTAAGTATCCTAAAGGGACTGAAGGATATAAAAAGACGCTAGTAAAATACGGAGCATCCATCGGAGCAAATGCAACAATCGTTTGTGGTAATTCAATTGGTCGTTGGGCCATGATTGCTTCAGGTGCTGTAGTAACTAAGGATGTTCCAGACCATGCTTTGATGGCAGGGGTACCTGCCAAACAAAAAGGCTGGGTCTGTGAGTGTGGTCATGTGCTAAAGGAACAATTGAAATGTAGTGAATGTGAAAGAGAATATAATCTTTCTAACGGAGTACTATCAGAAACTCTATAG
- a CDS encoding DegT/DnrJ/EryC1/StrS family aminotransferase, whose product MEFRDLKTQYETYKNEIDSAIQKVLTNTNFIGGNEVKELEEQLSNYTGVKHTITCANGTEALSLVLMAWGIKEGDAVFLPDFTFFSTGEVVSFVGATPIFVDVDRNTFNIDTQKLEQAIVQTIEEGKLTPKVIIPVDLFGLPADYPEIEKIAQKYKLLVLEDGAQGFGGNIGGKRACSFGDAATTSFFPAKPLGGYGDGGAIFTDDDNLAELLRSLKVHGKGSNKYDNVRIGVNSRLDTIQAAILQVKLKAFANHEVTDVNRVAGHYNERLKDVVEIPYMPEGYISSFAQYTIKLKNKAERDNLQTKLKEENIPSMVYYVKPMHKQEAFKDLGYNENDCPVTNELCDTVLSLPMHPYLSEEEIEQVCKVIKEFMN is encoded by the coding sequence ATGGAATTTAGAGATTTAAAAACTCAATATGAAACATACAAAAATGAAATTGATTCGGCTATACAGAAGGTTTTAACTAACACGAACTTCATTGGAGGCAATGAAGTAAAAGAATTAGAAGAACAATTATCAAATTATACAGGAGTAAAGCATACTATTACATGTGCTAATGGAACAGAGGCGTTATCTCTTGTATTAATGGCATGGGGTATTAAAGAGGGAGATGCAGTCTTTTTACCTGACTTTACTTTCTTTTCAACAGGTGAAGTAGTTTCATTTGTTGGAGCAACTCCCATTTTTGTCGATGTAGACAGAAACACATTTAATATAGACACCCAAAAATTAGAACAAGCAATCGTTCAAACAATTGAGGAAGGAAAATTAACTCCTAAAGTCATCATTCCTGTCGATCTATTTGGACTTCCAGCCGATTATCCTGAAATCGAAAAGATTGCACAAAAATATAAGTTATTAGTACTGGAAGATGGAGCTCAAGGCTTTGGTGGTAACATTGGCGGTAAACGGGCATGTAGTTTTGGTGATGCGGCAACTACATCGTTCTTTCCCGCGAAACCATTAGGAGGCTATGGTGATGGAGGGGCTATCTTTACGGATGACGATAATTTAGCAGAATTGTTGAGATCCCTAAAAGTACACGGAAAAGGTAGTAATAAATATGACAATGTTAGAATTGGTGTGAACTCGAGGTTAGATACCATTCAGGCTGCCATCCTTCAAGTGAAACTAAAGGCCTTTGCTAATCATGAGGTTACAGATGTCAATCGAGTAGCTGGTCATTACAATGAACGCTTAAAGGATGTCGTTGAAATTCCTTATATGCCAGAAGGCTATATTTCTAGCTTTGCTCAATACACGATTAAACTTAAGAACAAAGCAGAAAGAGATAATCTTCAAACCAAGCTAAAAGAAGAAAATATCCCAAGCATGGTCTATTACGTCAAACCGATGCATAAACAAGAAGCATTTAAAGACCTTGGTTATAATGAGAATGATTGTCCGGTGACCAATGAGTTATGTGATACAGTACTATCATTACCAATGCATCCTTATTTGAGTGAGGAAGAGATCGAACAAGTTTGCAAAGTAATCAAAGAATTTATGAACTAA
- a CDS encoding sugar-transfer associated ATP-grasp domain-containing protein yields the protein MIKDKAMNVYRQANIYRTFIRKNLKSSVNKGVSKKISNSRLGFLSESEIIYNFKENNPQEYLSDIQRLNTRYLNSPYSFVLDEKLVFESMYKQYINVPKNLSLIEAGKFLCLEEVEKIDSPMKILKYLDRHSACVIKPIRNGGGYGILVLKKTEGNYFLNGTQIDEAGLEKVTSKLNNYIVNEFVEQSNFSKDFYPKTTNTIRILTMIDPLTNKPFIPIAVQRMGNLTSIPADNWTQGGLSAEIDLETGELGKGVSYPKNGKLQWYSEHPETKSQIEGKLVPKWNEMKESILNAASIYPYIKYVGWDIVITNEGFSVLEGNNFSDVNLLQVHRPLLRDDRVKRFYRHYGII from the coding sequence ATGATAAAAGATAAGGCTATGAATGTATATCGTCAGGCGAATATTTATCGGACGTTTATTAGAAAAAACTTAAAATCATCCGTTAATAAAGGAGTTAGCAAAAAAATTTCTAACTCGAGGTTAGGTTTCTTAAGTGAGTCAGAAATAATTTATAATTTTAAGGAAAATAATCCTCAAGAATACTTATCTGATATACAAAGACTAAATACAAGATATTTAAATAGCCCATATAGTTTTGTTTTAGATGAAAAGCTAGTATTTGAATCCATGTATAAGCAATATATCAACGTTCCTAAGAATTTGAGTTTAATTGAAGCAGGGAAGTTTTTATGTTTGGAAGAAGTAGAAAAGATTGATTCTCCTATGAAAATTTTAAAATACTTAGACAGACATTCAGCATGCGTTATTAAACCAATACGTAACGGTGGAGGTTATGGGATACTTGTTTTGAAGAAGACAGAAGGAAATTACTTTCTAAATGGAACGCAGATAGATGAAGCTGGACTCGAAAAAGTAACTTCCAAGCTAAATAATTATATAGTTAATGAGTTTGTTGAACAAAGTAATTTTAGTAAAGACTTTTATCCGAAGACAACGAATACGATTAGAATTTTAACTATGATAGATCCTCTTACGAACAAACCTTTTATACCTATAGCTGTCCAAAGAATGGGGAATTTAACATCTATACCTGCTGACAATTGGACGCAGGGAGGATTAAGTGCAGAAATTGATTTAGAGACTGGTGAGCTAGGCAAGGGTGTTTCATATCCTAAAAATGGGAAACTACAATGGTATAGTGAACATCCTGAAACAAAGTCACAAATTGAAGGAAAGTTAGTTCCGAAATGGAATGAAATGAAAGAAAGTATACTAAATGCAGCCTCTATCTATCCATATATTAAATATGTGGGGTGGGATATCGTTATTACTAATGAAGGATTTTCTGTTCTAGAAGGAAATAATTTTAGTGATGTGAATTTATTGCAGGTGCATAGACCCTTACTTAGAGATGATAGAGTGAAAAGATTTTATAGACATTATGGAATTATTTAA
- a CDS encoding DUF2628 domain-containing protein, giving the protein MDKKYPELDESLHGAFVGASKWEYYSRKWNQGLSWNWAAFFLSFFWLGYRKMYAYILIILGLFLLYDLIIVLSGIDFGVDSTIGITVGVICGFLGNYLYLMHANKEIKRVTEQQHGSEEFVQSELQLRGGTSWLGVLAAFGLLIVYGVLAGMIYGFGG; this is encoded by the coding sequence ATGGATAAGAAATATCCGGAGTTAGATGAGTCGTTACATGGGGCATTTGTAGGAGCTAGCAAATGGGAGTATTATTCCCGAAAGTGGAATCAGGGGCTATCCTGGAATTGGGCAGCTTTTTTCCTTTCGTTCTTTTGGCTAGGCTATCGGAAAATGTATGCGTATATTTTAATCATACTAGGTCTTTTTCTTTTATATGATCTGATCATTGTCTTGAGTGGGATCGATTTTGGGGTAGATTCGACCATAGGAATTACAGTAGGGGTCATCTGTGGTTTTTTAGGAAACTACTTATATCTGATGCATGCGAATAAGGAGATTAAGAGAGTCACGGAGCAGCAACATGGCAGTGAGGAATTCGTGCAGTCAGAGCTTCAACTGCGTGGGGGTACTAGCTGGCTTGGAGTGTTGGCTGCCTTTGGGTTGCTGATTGTTTATGGGGTTCTTGCTGGGATGATTTATGGGTTTGGGGGATAG